Proteins found in one Thermaerobacter subterraneus DSM 13965 genomic segment:
- a CDS encoding Fur family transcriptional regulator: MALAMDEFRRLLADRGYRVTAQRLAIYELLQENARRSHHPSAEELYQQARERFPMISPATVYNTLELLVELGLASQLGFPGDVQRYDGNPHAHANVQCIDCKAIFDVDAGALEGIGQRVAERSEFVILGQRFEFYGICPRCQERRARDGLPATGDAATAGGGETAGPQQSGNPDAVLPKEA, from the coding sequence ATGGCCCTGGCCATGGACGAATTCCGGCGACTTCTGGCAGATCGCGGGTACCGGGTGACGGCCCAGCGCCTGGCCATCTACGAGCTGCTGCAGGAGAACGCGCGCCGTTCCCACCACCCCAGCGCCGAAGAGCTGTACCAGCAGGCCCGGGAGCGCTTCCCCATGATCAGCCCGGCCACGGTGTACAACACCCTGGAACTTCTGGTCGAACTCGGCCTTGCCAGCCAGCTGGGCTTCCCGGGGGATGTGCAGCGCTACGACGGCAACCCCCACGCCCACGCCAACGTGCAGTGCATCGACTGCAAGGCCATCTTCGACGTCGATGCCGGCGCCCTGGAGGGCATCGGCCAGCGGGTGGCGGAGCGCTCGGAGTTCGTCATCCTGGGACAGCGCTTCGAGTTCTACGGGATCTGCCCCCGGTGCCAGGAGCGGCGGGCTCGCGACGGCCTGCCCGCGACGGGGGACGCGGCCACCGCGGGCGGTGGGGAGACGGCCGGCCCCCAGCAGTCCGGCAACCCTGATGCGGTGCTGCCCAAAGAAGCCTGA
- a CDS encoding YerC/YecD family TrpR-related protein: protein MAYQSRLQHPRVDRLFEAILSLENLEECYRFFEDLCTVGEIQSLALRFEVAQRLARGQTYEQIQRETGMSSATISRINRFLHYGADGYRLVLERLAQRQRGGAEPAGHPRVESAPPPGATAPDRGTSSPPDAGGGERSGTP, encoded by the coding sequence GTGGCCTACCAGTCCCGCCTACAGCACCCCCGGGTCGATCGACTCTTCGAGGCCATCCTGTCCCTGGAGAATCTGGAGGAATGCTACCGCTTCTTTGAGGATCTCTGTACCGTGGGGGAGATCCAGTCCCTCGCCCTGCGCTTCGAGGTGGCGCAGCGCCTGGCCCGCGGCCAGACCTACGAGCAGATCCAGCGGGAGACGGGGATGAGCTCGGCCACCATCAGCCGCATCAACCGCTTCCTGCATTACGGTGCCGACGGCTACCGCCTGGTGCTGGAGCGGCTGGCCCAGCGGCAGCGCGGGGGTGCAGAGCCCGCCGGCCACCCGCGGGTGGAAAGCGCGCCCCCCCCTGGCGCCACGGCCCCCGACCGCGGCACCTCGTCCCCGCCGGACGCCGGCGGCGGGGAACGAAGCGGCACCCCGTGA